From Planifilum fimeticola, one genomic window encodes:
- a CDS encoding SCP2 sterol-binding domain-containing protein translates to MGKDLKDYTLEEVFQKVEEVLNKEPGPTQGIEAVYQYEITGDGGGTYQLHLSNGKAKVEKGEAANADCTLQMSLDDFRDLLLGNLNGTAAFMAGKLKVKGNLGLAMKMENVLRQYDVKQYI, encoded by the coding sequence ATGGGTAAAGATTTGAAGGATTATACCCTGGAAGAAGTGTTTCAAAAGGTGGAAGAGGTTTTGAACAAGGAGCCGGGCCCGACCCAGGGAATTGAAGCGGTCTATCAATATGAAATCACCGGCGATGGAGGAGGAACCTATCAACTCCACCTGTCCAACGGCAAGGCGAAGGTGGAGAAAGGGGAAGCGGCCAATGCCGATTGCACCTTGCAGATGTCCCTGGACGATTTCCGGGATCTCCTTCTGGGCAACCTGAACGGAACCGCCGCCTTCATGGCCGGCAAGCTGAAGGTAAAAGGAAATCTCGGACTGGCGATGAAAATGGAAAACGTGTTGCGCCAGTACGATGTGAAGCAGTATATTTGA